TGAAATCATCACAGGCTTTGGAAGACTTGGCACAGCCTTTGCCAGTCAAGCCTTCCATCTCACCCCTGACATTATCACCTTTGCGAAAGCCCTGACAAACGGATGTGCGCCCCTCGCTGGCGTTGCTGTCACAAAAAAAATCTATGACACATTTATGGAACGCGACATGCCCGAACACGCCATCGAATTTCCCCATGGATTCACATGGTCCACCCATCCGCTGGCATGTGCGGCAGCATGTGCAACCCTTGACATTTATGACAAAGAAGACCTCTTCGCTCGAGGACAAGTGATGAGCCCCATCTGGCAGGATGCTCTCTATACGCTGGAAGATATTGCCTGTGTTATCGACATTCGAGGCATGGGACTGATGCATGGCATCGAATTAGAGGCTGACGCCAAGACCCCCGGCATGCGCGGTTTTCACATATATCGCCAGTGCTTCGAGGAAGAAGGTTTGCTCGTGCGCGTAACAGGGGACACCATCGCCCTCTCCCCCTCTCTTATTATCGAGGAACGCCATATCAGTATCATCGTCGACACCCTACGGCGTGTGCTCAAAAAAATATAATCCTTGTTTATCGGGGATGGGCGCGGTGAAGCATACGCGCTAAGCGCGATTGACGCCTCGCTGCCGTGTTCTTATGAAGAATACCCTTTGCTCGTCCGCGCTGGATCTCCTTATCAACGAAACACACCATATTATACGCCCCTTTTTTATCTTTGCTATCAATGACGCTCTGTGCTTTCTTGATAAGCGTGCGGACACGAGAACGGCGGCGACCGTTGCTCTCTGCCTGCCGTCTATTCACCAAAATACGCTTCTTTGCCGAACGGATATTTGCCATCGTGTCTCACATCCTTCTTATCCTTGCCCCTCTCTGTATTAGGGGATTGTCGTTATTGTGTCAACCCATAGATTATGCCTGAATTGCCCGAGGTAGAAACGATACGACGTGGCATTGAGAGTCAGCTCCATGGCATGTGCGTGACGCGCGTGACCGTAGGACGCCATTCTCTACGTAAAGAGATTCCTCCTGATATTTCCCAGAGACTAGGAGGGCGTCACCTCACCCATGTGTCGAGACGAGGAAAATATCTCTTTCTGTCATTCGATGATGACACCCTGATTCTTGTGATGCACTTTGGTATGTCGGGCTCTCTTCATATAAGGACGCACCATGCGTCTCCGTCACACCCACACGAACATATCGTTTTTCACAGCACATCCTATGACATGGCGTATCACGACCCACGCCGTTTTGGCTTTGTAGACATCATCACAGGCAACGACAAAGCACGATATCTCGCCAGCATTGCTCCAGACCCGCTAGAACCAGCATTTTCCATAGACCAATTCTATCAAAAGCTGAGGAAACGCACGGCATTGATAAAAAATAGCCTCTTAAACCAAAAACTCATCAGTGGCTTAGGCAATATCTACGCCTGTGAGGCTCTCTACCATAGCAAAATCTCCCCCTTCTCACCGAGCTGCGCTCTTCGATACGAGCATTGTCTCACACTGGTAGAGTCCATACGCACAACCCTCAAACGCGCCATCGCATGCGGCGGGTCGTCCCTCAAAGATTACAAGAAAACAGACGGACGCATGGGATATTTTCAATACCAATTCTCTGTCTATGGGCAAGAGAAAAGACCATGTCCGCGCTGCGCGCGCCATCATACAGCGGGAAAAGCCCATATCCACAATGTGCGGCTGGGAGGAAGAAGCACGTTCTTTTGTCCCCTATGTCAGCACATATGTCAGCAAACGATGACTTGATTTTTTGTATCCTATGGCTGTATGGTGTGGCAGGCAACCCGTGTGGAGAGACTCATGGATATTGATATCCCTAAAAATTATTCTCCGTCAGAAGATGAGGAATTTATGAACCCTCTCCAAAGGGCTTATTTCAGGCGCAAATTGGTGCTCTGGAAAGAAAAGATCATGGGGTCTATCCAGCAAACAATGGAGCATCTTAAGGACGAACCCGCCACAGGTCCCGATATCATCGATGTGGCAAGCATAGAAGAAGAGCATAATATCGAAATTTATACGGAAGAGCGCGCCCTCAAACTCATAGAAAAAATAGACAGAGCCATCGAACGTATCGATAAAAAACAATATGGCTATTGTATGGCGACAGGCAAGCCTATCGCTCTCTCCCGATTAAAAGCCCGTCCCATCGCCACCCTGTGTATCGAAGCACAAGAACAGCATGAACGCGAAAAAAGAATGGCGAAGAGACCCTAACGTCTCATGGCTCTTGCGGATGCCTCTCCTCATGGGGAGTCTTATCGCCCAGAGGTCGTGCTTCGTCCACCAATAGAATGGGAATGCCGTCTCTGATAGGAAATGCTAGTTGCGCCTCCTCACTCACCAATTCTTGCCGATTCTTGTCATAACGTAACGGCTTCTTGGTCACGGGGCAGACGATGATAGAGAGCAGACGTTCGTCAAAATGATACGAGTCAGCCATGATGTTTCACCGCAAAAACGACATGGCGGTTGATAAGATAAAAAAGGACCGTATACGTCATCATCGCTATCATCTGTGCCATGTAGGGATTGACATAGAGAACATAGAGACACACCATCAGCACCACCATATTCCCTCCATAAGAGAATAAAAAAGACAAAAGGAAAAGATGGATTTGTCGCCACCATGGCCTATGACTGCCAATAAAAACCCAGTGCTTATAGGCAAAGAACGCCACGACAAGTCCAACGGCATAGCCAGAGGCATTTGCCCATGGGGGGCTGAGTCCGCCAAAGACCATAGCGGCAACAATAATCCCATACCCCAACAACGTATTGAGAAGACCCATGACGATATAACGTTGTGTCGCAAGGGATATCATGGCATGAAAAGACCATCATGTTGACGACAAGAGAGAGACAGATAGTCTATTGTGACGCTGTGATGCGGGCGTAGCTCAGAGGTAGAGCGTCGGCTTCCCAAGCCGAATGTCGTGGGTTCGATTCCCATCGCCCGCTCGGGGTATAGACTTTTCTCCCTCAGCAACAGCAACGTCAGCGGCGGTTATTATTGAAGACATAGTCACCCCCCGGTGCGTTCACATGACAGGCAATACATCCCTGGTCGCGCCCTTTTGCCACTCTTCCTGCCAGCTTCTCGCCCTTCGGATTGGTAAGAACAGTCCCATCGGGAGCATATTTCACCCAAAACCAATCATCATTATCTTTATCATAGCCGGGGCGTTGGAACATGACGGTCACGGCTTTAAGATAGGTGGCGGGGTCATCAGCAACAGCGTCAACACCAACGCCCTCTGGCCCATAATTGCGCTTGACGATAACGTATCCTGTGTCACTTCCCACACCGATCATACCATCGATGGTCTGCAACACAAAGCCATGGGGCTCAGTCCCCTCATAAGGAGTCGTCTGGAACGACTTTCTCCCCACGAGACGTTCCTCCACCAGAACACTCCATAATTTGTTCGCAAAAGAAACATCGCTGAGCGTGCCAAAGGCTTCTTCCGCATGGGTCTGCTGGCTCAGCAAGACACTCACAATCACGCCCCCTACGGCACACACCTTTCTCATAACAAACTCTCCATCTTTGATATCTTTGTGGTTCACTATGGTGGACATACTATGTCGCATGTATTTTTTCAAGCTTCACGGCACAATATTTCACCTCCGGAATTTTGCCATCAGGGTCAAGAGCATCATTGGTGAGGAAATTGACAGGAGCTTCCTCAAAACAGAAAGGCATGAAGACAATCCCTTGAGGGATTTGCCTATCAGGACGCACTTGAGCATCAAGAGCGCCTCGTCTCGTTTCGATACGCACCCTATCTCCACCAACGAGCCCTTTCTCATCCATATCGGCAGGCGATAGGTGAATGTAAGGATGTGGCTCGATGGTGTTAAGCACATTCGTTCTTCGCGTCATAGAACCAGTATGCCAATGCTCCAACAAACGTCCCGTTGTCAAAACCATAGGGTATTCCTCGTCAGGTTGTTCGTCGGGGGGAATAATGTCGGCAGCAACGATATGTCCTTTCTTATCTGAGGTGGGAAAGCCATCACCAAAAAGGACATGCTCTCCCTCCTCATCGACGTGGGAGCAAGGATAGGTCACAGAACCCTCCTTCTGTAGGCGTTCCCAGCTGATCCCTTTGAGAGACTCCATAGAAGAACGCATTTCTTCGTAGATGTCGCCCACATCATGGTAACGCCAATCACACCCCAGTCTTTTTGCCATCTCCTGAATGATCCACCAATCTTGCTTCGCATCCCCCGGTGGGGATAAGGCGGGACGCGCAAGCTGGACAAGGCGGTCTGTATTCGTAAATGTTCCACTCTTTTCGGGGAAGGCGGATGCTGGCAAGATGACATCAGCAAGGAAAGCCGTTTCTGTCAAAAAGAGGTCCTGAACAACCATATGCTCGAGCTTTGCCAGCGCCATGCGGGCATGGGCCGCGTTGGGGTCAGACATGGCGGGATTCTCACCCATAATATAGAGCCCCTTGATATGCCCCTTATCAATATGTTGCATGATCTCAACAACAGTCAGTCCCGCATGAGGGTCAAGGGACGTTCCCCACAATTTTTCGAAAAAGAGGCGGCGCGAGTCGTCCTCTACCTTTTGGTAATCAGGGAACACCATAGGAATAAGGCCTGCATCAGACGCCCCTTGGACGTTATTTTGCCCTCGTAAGGGATGTAAACCCGTCCCATGTCGTCCCACATTGCCTGTGATGAGAGCAAGAGCAATAAGGCAACGGGCATTATCGGTACCATGGACGTGCTGTGATATACCCATGCCCCAGAAAATCATGGCACGCTCTGCCTTGCCATAGCAACGCGCTATCTCGCGAATGGTGTCGGCATCAACGCCACAGAGTCCAGACATTTCCTCTGGCGTAAAGGAGGCCACATGGGAACACAGCTCTTTATAGCCAGACGTGTGTTTTTCTATGTATTGGCGGTCGACCAGCCCTTCCTCGATAATGACATGGAGCATGGCATTGAGGAGAGCCACATCAGTGCCCGGGCGAAATTGCACATGGTGGCGGGCATAGCGTTCTAGTTCGTTACGTCGCGGGTCAAGAACAATCAGCTGGGTCCCACGGACGGCAGCATTCTTTATGAACGTGGCGGCAACAGGATGATTTTGCGCTGGACGCGCGCCGATAATGATAGCGACATCGGCATTCTTCACCTCCGATACAGGCGCTGTTACAGCACCAGAGCCTATCCCCTCCATCAATGCAGCCACTGACGACGCATGACATAAACGCGTGCAATGGTCCACATTATTGTTGCCAAAACCCGTCCTCACTAACTTCTGAAAGAGGTAAGCCTCCTCATTAGACCCTTTAGCACAGCCAAAACCCGCCAACGCACTGGCAGAGTCACGCTCACGAATCGATACAAACCCGCCACCAGCACGAGCAAGAGCCTCCTCCCACGTCACTTCGCGAAAATAGGCATCCACACGGGACGGATCTATCTTCTCATCAGGATTCTTGCTGACGCCATCCTTGCGGATAAGAGGCTTGGTCAAACGATGGGGATGATGGACATAATCGAAGCCAAAACGTCCCTTCACACAGAGACGCCCTTGATTGGCAGGACCAACACGCCCATCCACAGCAACAATGCGCTCGTCCTTGACGCGAAACGTCAGCTGACAACCAACACCACAATAAGGACAGAGACTGTCAACCTCCTTGTCTGGCTTGTGCGCTATCACGCCAGACTCATCTAAGAGGGACGATTCCATCAAAGCACCCGTAGGACACGCCTGAACGCACTCCCCACATGCGACACAGCTGCTGTCACCCATAGGGTCGTCAAAATCGAACACGATCTTAGAATGCGCGCCGCGCCCGGCCATGCCAATGACATCATTGACTTGAACCTCACGACATGCTTGCGTGCATAAATTGCAATGAATACACGCATCCAGATGAACAGCCATCGCACGATGGCTGTTGTCAGCGACATGATGGCGGCCATGGCGAGGAAACCGACTCGACAGCATGTCCATATGCTCGGCCATACGCCAAAAATGTGAGTCATCGTCATGGGCTCTCACACGTTCTGGTTGGTCTGCCAAGAGCAACTCCATCACCATGCGGCGCGAATGAACGGCACGCTGACTCTCCGTCGATACAACCATGTCTTGGGATACTTTGCGTATACATGAGGCGGCAAGAACCCTCTCACCCTCAATATCAACCATGCATGCACGGCAATTCCCATCAGGACGATACCCCGCCTTGTCGGCATGGCACAAATGGGGAATCAGAATATGCTCACGCTTCGCCACCTCCCATATCGTCTCGCCTTCACGGGCGGAAACTTTCCGCCCATCGAGAGTCAAAGAAAGCGTCTTTTTCTTAGGAAGTGACATGGATTGATCCTCTTACGAACATACGTAGATTATAAGTCATCGTGAAAATATTTCAACGCACAATCGATGGGATTTCCCGCGGCTTGCCCTAAGCCACAGATAGAAGCATCACGCATGGCATCGACCAATTCGCGCAAAAGAGGCTTGTCCCACGATGTCTGCTGTAAAAGAGACACCGCCTTCTCTGTGCCCACTCGACATGGTGTGCATTGACCACAACTTTCATCTTCGAAAAATTTAAGAAGATTAAGAACAATGTCTCTAATAGAGTCTTTATCAGAAAAGACAATAATGGCGGCAGAGCCTAAGAAGCACCCATATTTCTCTAACTGGCCAAAGTCGAGAGGGATATTCGCCATCGACGCCGGCAAGATGCCTCCAGACGCGCCACCCGGAAGATAGCCCTTGAATTCATGCCCGTCCAGCATGCCTCCACAATGGTCACGAAGCAACGTGTTCATGGTAATCCCCGCCGCCACCAATTTCACACCCGGCTTTTTAACACGCCCTGAAACAGAGAAACTATGGGGACCACGAGGGACCATATCATCACCAACATGACGCGCAGCCCCATGATGTAAAAACCAATCACTCCCTTTCTCAAGCACAAGAGAGACCCAGTGCAATGTCTCCACATTTTGATTGAGGGTAGGACGCCCAAACAATCCAACAGAAGATATATAGGGAGGCTTACGCCATGGCAGACCACGCTTGCCCTCGATACTAGACAGCATGGCTGACTCCTCACCGCATATGTAGGCACCAGCCCCACGACGCAAATGCACGTCAGTAAAGGAAGATAATCCCGCCTTCTCTAAGGCAGCGAGCTCCTTTTGCAAAATCTTACGCACACCCGGATATTCATCACGTAAATAGATATAGACAGAGCGCGCCTCCACCGCCCATGCGGCAATGAGCATGCCTTCGAGAAAACGATGGGGTGTCGTTTCCATATAGTAGCGGTCTTTAAAGGTGCC
This Alphaproteobacteria bacterium GM7ARS4 DNA region includes the following protein-coding sequences:
- the mutM gene encoding bifunctional DNA-formamidopyrimidine glycosylase/DNA-(apurinic or apyrimidinic site) lyase yields the protein MPELPEVETIRRGIESQLHGMCVTRVTVGRHSLRKEIPPDISQRLGGRHLTHVSRRGKYLFLSFDDDTLILVMHFGMSGSLHIRTHHASPSHPHEHIVFHSTSYDMAYHDPRRFGFVDIITGNDKARYLASIAPDPLEPAFSIDQFYQKLRKRTALIKNSLLNQKLISGLGNIYACEALYHSKISPFSPSCALRYEHCLTLVESIRTTLKRAIACGGSSLKDYKKTDGRMGYFQYQFSVYGQEKRPCPRCARHHTAGKAHIHNVRLGGRSTFFCPLCQHICQQTMT
- a CDS encoding Trm112 family protein, giving the protein MADSYHFDERLLSIIVCPVTKKPLRYDKNRQELVSEEAQLAFPIRDGIPILLVDEARPLGDKTPHEERHPQEP
- the rpsT gene encoding 30S ribosomal protein S20, which encodes MANIRSAKKRILVNRRQAESNGRRRSRVRTLIKKAQSVIDSKDKKGAYNMVCFVDKEIQRGRAKGILHKNTAARRQSRLARMLHRAHPR
- a CDS encoding cytochrome P460 family protein, yielding MRKVCAVGGVIVSVLLSQQTHAEEAFGTLSDVSFANKLWSVLVEERLVGRKSFQTTPYEGTEPHGFVLQTIDGMIGVGSDTGYVIVKRNYGPEGVGVDAVADDPATYLKAVTVMFQRPGYDKDNDDWFWVKYAPDGTVLTNPKGEKLAGRVAKGRDQGCIACHVNAPGGDYVFNNNRR
- a CDS encoding GtrA family protein gives rise to the protein MISLATQRYIVMGLLNTLLGYGIIVAAMVFGGLSPPWANASGYAVGLVVAFFAYKHWVFIGSHRPWWRQIHLFLLSFLFSYGGNMVVLMVCLYVLYVNPYMAQMIAMMTYTVLFYLINRHVVFAVKHHG
- the fdhF gene encoding formate dehydrogenase subunit alpha; the encoded protein is MSLPKKKTLSLTLDGRKVSAREGETIWEVAKREHILIPHLCHADKAGYRPDGNCRACMVDIEGERVLAASCIRKVSQDMVVSTESQRAVHSRRMVMELLLADQPERVRAHDDDSHFWRMAEHMDMLSSRFPRHGRHHVADNSHRAMAVHLDACIHCNLCTQACREVQVNDVIGMAGRGAHSKIVFDFDDPMGDSSCVACGECVQACPTGALMESSLLDESGVIAHKPDKEVDSLCPYCGVGCQLTFRVKDERIVAVDGRVGPANQGRLCVKGRFGFDYVHHPHRLTKPLIRKDGVSKNPDEKIDPSRVDAYFREVTWEEALARAGGGFVSIRERDSASALAGFGCAKGSNEEAYLFQKLVRTGFGNNNVDHCTRLCHASSVAALMEGIGSGAVTAPVSEVKNADVAIIIGARPAQNHPVAATFIKNAAVRGTQLIVLDPRRNELERYARHHVQFRPGTDVALLNAMLHVIIEEGLVDRQYIEKHTSGYKELCSHVASFTPEEMSGLCGVDADTIREIARCYGKAERAMIFWGMGISQHVHGTDNARCLIALALITGNVGRHGTGLHPLRGQNNVQGASDAGLIPMVFPDYQKVEDDSRRLFFEKLWGTSLDPHAGLTVVEIMQHIDKGHIKGLYIMGENPAMSDPNAAHARMALAKLEHMVVQDLFLTETAFLADVILPASAFPEKSGTFTNTDRLVQLARPALSPPGDAKQDWWIIQEMAKRLGCDWRYHDVGDIYEEMRSSMESLKGISWERLQKEGSVTYPCSHVDEEGEHVLFGDGFPTSDKKGHIVAADIIPPDEQPDEEYPMVLTTGRLLEHWHTGSMTRRTNVLNTIEPHPYIHLSPADMDEKGLVGGDRVRIETRRGALDAQVRPDRQIPQGIVFMPFCFEEAPVNFLTNDALDPDGKIPEVKYCAVKLEKIHAT
- the dksA gene encoding RNA polymerase-binding protein DksA gives rise to the protein MDIDIPKNYSPSEDEEFMNPLQRAYFRRKLVLWKEKIMGSIQQTMEHLKDEPATGPDIIDVASIEEEHNIEIYTEERALKLIEKIDRAIERIDKKQYGYCMATGKPIALSRLKARPIATLCIEAQEQHEREKRMAKRP
- a CDS encoding NAD(P)H-dependent oxidoreductase subunit E, giving the protein MTQQSDRTRPQKKGRQLFISYPKGRQGDSHSHEEVEGILRQWGGKREKDELIEMLHAIQDHEGHLSMRHLTALAEILSLPLAHVYEVATFYAHFDVVMDGETPPPRHTIRVCDSLSCALRGADALHKALKKGVDPTRVRVLSAPCMGRCDEAPVAQVDAYHRGHATKENVLDSLQEGRVHPHIPDYQNLAYYQGQGGYKILQRCLAGEWDFEHVVTLLEKAGLKGMGGAGFPSGRKWRFVRMEKGPRLMTVNADEGEPGTFKDRYYMETTPHRFLEGMLIAAWAVEARSVYIYLRDEYPGVRKILQKELAALEKAGLSSFTDVHLRRGAGAYICGEESAMLSSIEGKRGLPWRKPPYISSVGLFGRPTLNQNVETLHWVSLVLEKGSDWFLHHGAARHVGDDMVPRGPHSFSVSGRVKKPGVKLVAAGITMNTLLRDHCGGMLDGHEFKGYLPGGASGGILPASMANIPLDFGQLEKYGCFLGSAAIIVFSDKDSIRDIVLNLLKFFEDESCGQCTPCRVGTEKAVSLLQQTSWDKPLLRELVDAMRDASICGLGQAAGNPIDCALKYFHDDL